Proteins found in one Bremerella volcania genomic segment:
- a CDS encoding ribonuclease E inhibitor RraB, with protein sequence MFDPEAKAVTAQALKQIEADGSDLSKPIEMDFFVAVPSQEAGDQVADEARKIGFETSVEQDEESGEWTCYCTKTILATVDAVFDIEESLDDLADPFGGYSDGFGTFGNKDED encoded by the coding sequence ATGTTCGACCCCGAAGCAAAAGCCGTCACCGCCCAGGCCCTGAAGCAGATCGAAGCGGATGGCTCCGACTTGTCCAAGCCGATCGAGATGGACTTCTTCGTCGCCGTGCCGAGCCAGGAAGCTGGCGATCAGGTTGCCGACGAGGCTCGCAAGATCGGGTTTGAGACGAGCGTCGAGCAGGATGAAGAGTCCGGCGAGTGGACCTGCTACTGCACCAAGACCATCCTGGCGACGGTCGACGCGGTGTTCGACATCGAGGAGAGCCTGGACGATCTGGCCGATCCGTTTGGAGGCTACAGTGATGGCTTCGGCACGTTCGGCAACAAGGACGAAGATTGA
- a CDS encoding zinc-binding dehydrogenase: MPGLMIKELKSPLELSDYDLGELKPGYAKVEMKAAALNHRDYWITQGMYPGIELPKILGSDGAGIVTQVGSDADNSWLNQEVIINPGWDWGTNEAAQSAEFTILGMPHNGTFTSHMHVPIETLRAKPKHLSWEEAAALPLAGVTAFRATMSQGQLRPGEKVLVSGIGGGVATLALQFAVAIGAEVAVTSSKPEKLAKAKELGAVAGFNYREDDWHKKAAGEFGRPSLIIDSAAGKGYANLIALAAPGGRIVNYGATTGPPETIDMFKVFWNQLKLIGTTMGSPADFRGMLNLVEKHEIRPVIDQVFSLAQGNEALSRMEQGEQFGKIVLRM, translated from the coding sequence ATGCCTGGATTAATGATTAAAGAGCTTAAGTCCCCCTTAGAGCTATCTGACTACGACTTAGGGGAGTTGAAGCCAGGTTACGCCAAGGTCGAGATGAAAGCCGCGGCACTGAATCACCGCGACTACTGGATCACGCAAGGCATGTACCCGGGAATCGAATTGCCCAAGATCCTCGGTTCAGACGGGGCAGGCATCGTTACCCAGGTTGGTAGTGATGCCGATAATAGCTGGCTCAACCAGGAGGTGATCATCAATCCCGGCTGGGACTGGGGAACCAACGAAGCGGCTCAATCGGCCGAGTTCACCATTTTGGGAATGCCCCACAACGGGACGTTCACCAGTCACATGCACGTGCCGATCGAGACCCTGCGAGCCAAACCGAAACACCTCAGCTGGGAAGAAGCAGCCGCGCTTCCCCTGGCCGGCGTCACCGCGTTCCGGGCTACGATGTCCCAGGGACAGTTGCGACCCGGTGAAAAGGTCTTGGTCAGTGGTATCGGCGGCGGGGTGGCAACGCTCGCCTTGCAGTTCGCCGTCGCGATCGGGGCGGAAGTTGCCGTCACGTCGTCGAAGCCTGAGAAACTGGCCAAGGCCAAAGAACTCGGCGCGGTCGCAGGCTTCAACTACCGCGAGGATGATTGGCACAAGAAAGCGGCCGGCGAGTTTGGTCGACCCAGTTTGATTATCGATAGCGCCGCTGGCAAAGGGTATGCCAATCTGATCGCCTTGGCCGCACCAGGCGGACGGATTGTGAACTATGGTGCCACGACCGGGCCTCCGGAAACGATCGACATGTTCAAAGTCTTCTGGAATCAATTGAAGTTGATCGGGACGACGATGGGTTCCCCCGCCGATTTCCGCGGCATGTTAAATCTTGTCGAGAAACATGAGATTCGCCCCGTGATCGATCAAGTCTTCAGTCTCGCCCAAGGCAACGAAGCTTTGTCCCGGATGGAACAAGGCGAACAATTCGGTAAGATCGTTTTGCGAATGTAA
- a CDS encoding sulfatase-like hydrolase/transferase, whose product MNRVLSLFAVGLLLTTCSSLFAADKPNVIFILADDQGSVDAGCYGSKDLHTPHMDSLAVHGVRLTQFYSAAPVCSPSRAGALTGRWPVRAGVPNNCSSKKGGGGALPSEEITLAEMFKAAGYTTAHIGKWHIGYTPETMPLAQGFDYSIGHMGGCIDNYSHFFYWNGPNRHDLWRNGEEVHEDGTYFPQLMADEACAFIEKNQDKPFFIYYAMNTPHYPYQGEAKWLEHFKEVPYPRNLYAAFIASQDERVGQVLAKLDKLDLRKNTIIIYQSDNGYSTEERAHFGGGNSGPYRGAKFSMFEGGIRLPGIISWPGKLPEGEVRDQMAHACDWMPTLAELTGVKLPETHLDGRSMVNMLKDATAQSPHFNHPLHWQVGNGPNAAWAVRAGDWKLIANTRDTHEDAQNASFKIFLANIMEDPGEKNNLADQHPDVVKRLTKLHEEEFAK is encoded by the coding sequence ATGAATCGCGTTTTATCGCTGTTTGCGGTCGGTCTGCTGCTGACGACTTGTTCTTCCCTGTTCGCAGCCGACAAGCCGAATGTGATCTTCATTCTGGCGGACGACCAAGGCTCGGTCGATGCCGGGTGCTATGGATCGAAGGACTTGCATACGCCGCACATGGACTCGCTGGCCGTGCATGGGGTTCGCTTGACGCAGTTTTACTCTGCCGCGCCGGTTTGCTCGCCATCCCGGGCCGGAGCGCTGACGGGGCGTTGGCCGGTGCGTGCTGGGGTGCCGAATAACTGCTCGTCGAAGAAGGGGGGCGGCGGTGCTTTGCCCAGTGAAGAAATCACCCTGGCCGAGATGTTCAAAGCCGCCGGTTACACGACCGCCCACATCGGCAAGTGGCATATCGGCTACACGCCGGAGACGATGCCGCTGGCTCAGGGGTTCGACTACTCGATCGGTCACATGGGAGGCTGCATCGATAACTACTCCCACTTTTTCTACTGGAATGGGCCCAACCGTCACGACCTGTGGCGCAACGGCGAAGAAGTCCACGAGGACGGAACCTACTTCCCGCAACTGATGGCGGACGAAGCGTGTGCGTTCATCGAAAAGAACCAGGACAAGCCGTTCTTCATTTACTACGCGATGAACACGCCCCACTATCCCTATCAAGGGGAAGCGAAGTGGCTCGAACATTTCAAAGAGGTACCGTACCCGCGAAATCTTTACGCCGCGTTCATCGCCTCGCAAGACGAACGGGTTGGCCAGGTGTTGGCCAAGCTCGATAAGCTCGACCTGCGGAAGAACACCATCATCATCTACCAGTCCGACAACGGTTACTCGACCGAAGAAAGGGCTCACTTCGGCGGCGGCAACAGCGGACCTTACCGCGGTGCCAAGTTCAGCATGTTTGAAGGAGGCATTCGCCTGCCCGGCATCATCAGTTGGCCAGGCAAGCTACCTGAAGGGGAAGTCCGCGATCAAATGGCCCATGCGTGCGACTGGATGCCCACCCTGGCCGAACTGACCGGCGTGAAGCTGCCGGAGACCCACCTCGATGGCCGCTCGATGGTCAACATGCTGAAAGATGCCACGGCGCAGTCGCCCCACTTCAATCATCCGCTGCACTGGCAGGTGGGCAACGGTCCGAATGCTGCCTGGGCCGTCCGGGCAGGCGACTGGAAACTGATCGCCAATACCCGCGATACGCATGAAGACGCTCAAAACGCCTCGTTCAAAATCTTCCTGGCCAACATCATGGAAGACCCTGGCGAAAAGAACAACCTCGCGGATCAACATCCGGACGTGGTCAAGCGACTGACGAAACTGCATGAGGAAGAGTTCGCGAAGTAA
- a CDS encoding aldo/keto reductase: MKTRPLGKSGIEASVVAFGAWAIGGWTWGGADEKESIAAIHAYLDAGGNLIDTAPVYGFGHSEEVVGKAIADRRDQVIVATKCSMRWDLTDAQKKRATKRFSTTKQNVDWSGEKTDESFDVYIYSGKDGIREEVERSLKLLQTDVIDLYQTHWQMDNTPIQERMETLMELKKEGKIRAIGVCNATQEEMNAYRQFGQLDTDQEKYSMLDRDMEKTNLDYCAKQDLAFLAYSPLSQGLLTGKITPDRKYDEGDQRNFKPRFNPENVRQVQAMLEPMRAIADKHDATLAQLTMAWTLAQRGCSHVLCGARTPQQAVDNAKAGSIDLSDGEIAEITKAVESYDGV, from the coding sequence ATGAAGACACGCCCTCTCGGAAAATCAGGCATCGAAGCATCCGTCGTCGCTTTCGGGGCCTGGGCAATCGGTGGATGGACTTGGGGTGGAGCCGACGAGAAGGAATCGATCGCGGCGATTCACGCCTACCTCGATGCCGGCGGTAACCTGATCGATACGGCACCTGTGTATGGCTTCGGCCACAGCGAAGAAGTCGTCGGCAAGGCGATCGCCGATCGTCGCGACCAGGTCATCGTCGCCACGAAGTGCAGCATGCGGTGGGACCTGACCGATGCCCAGAAGAAGCGGGCTACCAAGCGTTTCAGCACCACCAAGCAAAACGTCGACTGGAGCGGTGAAAAGACCGACGAGAGCTTCGACGTCTACATCTACAGCGGCAAGGACGGCATCCGGGAAGAGGTCGAACGCAGCTTGAAATTGCTGCAAACCGACGTGATCGACCTGTACCAGACCCATTGGCAAATGGATAACACGCCGATCCAGGAGCGTATGGAGACGCTGATGGAACTGAAGAAGGAAGGCAAGATCCGCGCCATCGGGGTCTGCAACGCCACCCAGGAAGAGATGAACGCGTATCGCCAGTTCGGCCAGTTGGATACCGATCAGGAAAAGTATTCGATGTTGGACCGCGATATGGAAAAGACCAATCTCGATTACTGCGCGAAGCAGGACCTCGCGTTTCTGGCGTACAGTCCTTTGAGTCAGGGTCTGCTGACCGGCAAGATCACTCCGGATCGCAAGTACGACGAAGGAGACCAGCGCAACTTCAAGCCGCGTTTCAACCCCGAGAACGTCCGCCAGGTGCAAGCGATGCTTGAACCGATGCGGGCCATCGCCGACAAGCACGACGCCACCCTCGCGCAGCTCACCATGGCCTGGACGCTGGCCCAGCGAGGCTGCTCGCACGTGCTGTGCGGTGCCCGAACCCCGCAGCAAGCGGTCGACAATGCGAAGGCCGGCAGTATCGATCTGAGTGACGGCGAGATCGCCGAAATCACCAAGGCGGTCGAAAGCTACGACGGCGTGTAG